In one Aricia agestis chromosome 5, ilAriAges1.1, whole genome shotgun sequence genomic region, the following are encoded:
- the LOC121727487 gene encoding uncharacterized protein LOC121727487, whose product MDRLNQLKGESGGSGDLTLDTSSPPSESFMTANESSSKYFSLSEVDSTFDVSPSKDSAISTTANSEQTLTDSELIPNLSPIPKKVDSFQIGKQIEAANILSGGVNIFDDNDNSYDGNELVIDDNVPVEESCKTDEDHTFEKSIDSVENTTNVAEAIPSIDTEVVLQIDGKNVNAIAIGNGLYLYRKGVEELAAIQMIDDNQQQPSFKFLKVRDNAEGNLEVYEEIEVEVPNKVPVKEGKAAEKRSNVPIKDACSQVKNAANEKLIVNRSQKVDSSVSKSTSNINTDVQSELKSEVNLNGKKVKLNESRKSPLISTFTPMTYHSTPNKEGIPLTKTMVDQQLHPSRQSDNIKKTIEVHTDSCKRESPIKEKDCETIKLKELLVSDLDKTELQLEILNSSNVATEAKDAGKTDNIENTKILEIENIMDVNEKLLPVTKISIAKPDDEHKNVLEDVESNSKDKILNINRSGEENNINSNEEQCKSINNHTMKVDKKVTSIADFKSKSNEITKPEIESQPSSTEGVKSPLLDDIKLKLETTKSTLEPIKSLLKQEELKEEIIKEDKLVVAKSVDNIEKMQMLSNTVQKTDKFESDKILEVSSIESDKNMDIESSSKILLKANETLQLSENSIQKNIVPPKKETKSHNSSDCNEPNADRISNTEVLTSKILVIPNDSHTNKSTNNKDPSEMKLSTKDVKPTEIISQTSTGQKADPRKDDCNIDDSDLHDISKKTYDIGKDNKSTKITAQAANKNELIKGVKNVPETEITIEKSKDKNDTELSRVNFGETMIKPQSNLEVGKETSTSSNEIPQSQLKTKLPINVTKNKPAGTRPNNYSAVPFGKWTEANRQEFLNKIKETKIPGNISNTKQLKQPNDLNRRDVLKKIDTQRQAHLLTAKNQESAAYAKAGVRGDSSAAFVNKSISTLKSTDEQKNITTEPEPTKNKPLTGTITFEETYIEKNESMNTTNPNKTTTKRKEINNQDLIDKTIEGIISRAVSTKPHDEWKQTIKMDAAETLKHHNSIESLDDMERKMNELHGIPFVERPVHELPQVQRENKCEKPKDFRSNTPHLSLQNNKDNISENISDEEIIAHQPVTGDMAGQNPKIYQSSYDKCPTDKTIINEDSKKDTVITEKDFDKFARRNSITYENRLTVEFDGRESHNVIQTLVEKEVPSKKMNRNEMMLAESKAKSTNKHLMMRHNINSSKSALLAKATNEEDSYNKNYQSQSKVQLAYQSALTAKRQLECPITILEDKPVKVVFLESGSDFASTTLNVQGKELSPSKKISLDSDSQSASESLDSDVLDSPYETKSQDETRSKSKHQRKQVLTPVDIPELELIEPSDLGVSESPKKRRRVDETKEKSKAIAPKKSYLLNRAPADDKTMAENTEIISNEGVSDSKPFVVRSDAISAIDNLVKAAELIETQSEKKISTINLPESDIASINTPTKRGRGRPRKYPLSESSQPINKTPTPKKPRLVDPKLSKKVIESDDSDDSNEEFIKENWTMGKINENIVCPICNKLFRSENVVFKHVKHCTGPSPNRSESSRSFRKFSQSEGKSDDSDSNISDSEDDKPIKPKATKSVLSKKEDVIVIEDTPQKKISEEVKLRETNKPIKVLPKSDNLVCDFCGKTFRQLSYLVNHKQLHKKEENKIEKNDTHVNKSIFSCEVCKKEFRKLHHLVQHRIIHNPSTMSSRLSRKNSNEKNEANSVTDLKKIKHDEDQSAGFRCEPCDKSFRKLHHLVEHRETHDGINKRVSSNNDPPSNETIKTSSNYVCTFCNKSFKKLQQLTEHKEQHCDSCSEKSDDVKSVKSSLSTKDIIHECSLCYMVFPNEHSLNKHTIICLRKKKQSAAKQSKLLEQKEKNGQDILADEDKFPEIDVHNQSYKDCEAETNRKEDNLNKPIEETGTPIIELSDEKQIDEIKEDVENIKTDKVQVMSYKMENASLKRSIKEEEKSEKPNESNGKKHSKIRKIEVITIPDTPTPKKKNNNIETKKPKPTTEAPPEVINDKISTDVSDDDDVRYMLNPNIKEDVLEEKVFMKVRAKKRSSLQFERPNSKDLVKRRISLQNPPKVQRSKTKLTENKGTKPKSDKTSDIKVKTEQTDSDDSDVKYSFPQKILQSTGKDKTKTIKKEVTVSKRESITGIARRKSLAKHKIPVLSQKIKKRTTEVEHRCDCGQLFSSAALLSRHTTLAHTPPRVRRPRDPPPPPPDKPQTKGPAQPPAEKRKTLAEQSKVGVQQKKSAASSNVPTTKTRKSIVDNKSSGKVVKSESNSKTLRSAAHKGVPVPDKMKKFMDKYK is encoded by the exons TGACAATGCTGAGGGAAATTTAGAAGTGTATGAAGAAATAGAGGTAGAGGTTCCAAATAAAGtg cctGTAAAAGAAGGAAAGGCTGCTGAAAAAAGGTCAAATGTGCCTATAAAAGATGCATGTTCTCAAGTTAAAAATGCAGCTAATGAGAAATTAATAGTTAATAGGTCTCAAAAAGTTGATAGTTCTGTCTCAAAGTCTACAAGTAATATAAACACAGATGTGCAATCTGAATTGAAATCTGAAGTGAACTTAAACGGCAAAAAAGTCAAGTTAAATGAATCTCGCAAATCACCTTTGATAAGTACATTTACACCTATGACATACCACTCAACCCCAAATAAAGAAGGTATACCTTTGACAAAAACAATGGTTGACCAACAACTTCACCCAAGCAGACAGTctgataacataaaaaaaactattgaagTTCATACAGATTCTTGTAAAAGAGAAAGCCCTATTAAAGAGAAAGACTGTGAAACTATTAAACTGAAAGAGCTTCTTGTTTCTGATTTGGATAAAACAGAATTACAATTAGAAATATTGAATTCTTCAAATGTCGCAACAGAAGCTAAGGATGCAGGTAAAACAGACAACATTGAAAATACTAAAATTCTTGAGATAGAAAATATCATGGATGTAAATGAAAAGCTTTTACCGGTTACTAAAATCTCGATAGCAAAACCTGATGATgaacataaaaatgttttagaagATGTGGAAAGTAATTctaaagacaaaatattaaacataaatagATCTGGAGAAGAAAACAACATCAATAGCAATGAAGAACAGTGTAAGAGTATCAACAATCATACAATGAAAGTAGACAAGAAAGTCACGTCGATTgctgattttaaaagtaaatcaaACGAAATAACAAAACCTGAAATAGAATCACAACCAAGTTCAACTGAAGGGGTAAAATCACCTTTATTAGATGACATCAAACTAAAACTTGAAACGACGAAATCTACCCTTGAACCTATCAAGTCTTTATTAAAACAGGAAGAACTTAAAgaagaaataataaaagaagataAATTAGTTGTTGCAAAGTCTGTTGATAATATTGAGAAAATGCAGATGCTTTCTAACACAGTTCAAAAAACAGATAAATTTGAAAGTGATAAAATATTAGAGGTTTCGTCAATAGAATCTGACAAAAATATGGATATTGAAAGTAGcagtaaaatattacttaaagcAAATGAAACATtgcaattatctgaaaattctaTACAAAAGAATATAGTGCCTCCTAAAAAGGAAACTAAAAGTCATAACTCGTCTGATTGTAATGAACCTAATGCTGATCGGATATCGAATACAGAAGTTTTAACTAGCAAAATATTAGTCATACCAAATGATTCACATACCAATaaatctacaaataataaagaTCCAAGTGAAATGAAGCTTTCAACTAAAGACGTGAAACCTACTGAAATAATATCTCAAACCTCTACAGGACAGAAAGCAGACCCACGAAAAGATGATTGCAATATAGATGATAGTGATTTACATGATATATCTAAAAAGACGTATGATATTGGTAAAGACAATAAATCGACTAAAATCACCGCACAAGCAGCTAATAAAAATGAACTTATAAAAGGAGTTAAAAATGTGCCTGAAACTGAAATAACAATAGAAAAATCTAAAGACAAAAATGATACCGAATTATCAAGGGTTAACTTCGGAGAAACTATGATAAAACCTCAAAGTAATCTTGAAGTTGGAAAGGAAACTTCTACGTCTAGTAATGAAATCCCTCAATCGCAATTAAAAACTAAACTACCTATAAacgtaactaaaaataaaccaGCTGGAACAAGACCAAATAATTACTCTGCTGTACCGTTTGGTAAATGGACTGAAGCAAATCGACAGGAGttcctaaataaaattaaagaaacaaaaatacCAGGCAATATTTCTAATACCAAACAGTTAAAACAACCGAATGATTTAAATAGACGTGATGTTCTAAAGAAAATAGACACACAAAGGCAAGCTCATTTACTTACAGCAAAAAATCAAGAATCTGCTGCTTATGCCAAGGCCGGTGTCAGAGGGGATTCATCAGCagcatttgtaaataaatctatATCAACATTAAAAAGTACcgatgaacaaaaaaatattactactGAACCGGAACCTACTAAAAATAAACCTCTAACGGGTACAATAACATTTGAAGAAACATATATAGAGAAAAATGAATCCATGAATACTACAAACCCtaataaaacaacaacaaaGCGAAAAGAAATTAACAACCAGGACTTAATAGACAAGACAATTGAAGGCATTATAAGTAGAGCTGTATCAACGAAGCCTCACGATGAATGGAAGCAAACCATTAAAATGGATGCAGCTGAAACTTTAAAACATCATAATTCTATTGAGTCACTAGATGATATGGAAAGGAAAATGAATGAGTTACATGGAATACCTTTTGTAGAAAGACCAGTGCATGAACTGCCACAAGTTCAAAGAGAAAATAAATGTGAAAAACCAAAAGATTTTAGGAGCAACACGCCACACCTTTCGTTACAAAATAACAAAGACAATATTTCTGAAAACATTTCCGATGAAGAAATTATAGCACACCAGCCAGTTACTGGCGATATGGCAGGCCAAAATCCGAAAATATACCAATCTTCGTATGATAAGTGTCCAACCGATAAAACTATTATTAATGAGGATAGTAAAAAAGATACCGTAATCACAGAAAAAGATTTTGACAAATTTGCAAGAAGAAACTCAATTACATATGAAAATCGTCTTACCGTTGAGTTTGATGGAAGAGAATCTCATAATGTTATACAGACTTTGGTAGAAAAGGAAGTGCCTTCTAAAAAGATGAATAGAAATGAAATGATGTTAGCAGAATCAAAAGCTAAATCTACAAATAAGCATTTGATGATGCGCCACAATATAAATTCTTCTAAATCAGCATTACTGGCTAAAGCTACTAACGAAGAAGAttcatacaataaaaattatcaatCTCAATCAAAAGTGCAATTAGCGTATCAATCAGCCTTAACAGCAAAACGACAATTGGAATGTCCAATCACAATTTTAGAAGATAAGCCTGTTAAGGTTGTTTTTCTTGAATCCGGTTCTGATTTTGCATCCACTACTTTAAATGTCCAAGGCAAGGAACTGTCTCCATCTAAAAAGATATCATTAGATTCTGACTCACAAAGTGCCTCAGAGTCGCTAGATTCAGACGTTTTAGATTCCCCTTATGAAACAAAGTCACAAGATGAGACAAGATCTAAAAGCAAACATCAAAGAAAACAAGTGTTAACACCAGTTGACATTCCAGAACTTGAATTAATAGAACCAAGTGATTTGGGTGTTAGCGAGTCGCCTAAGAAAAGAAGAAGGGTGGACGAAACGAAAGAGAAATCTAAAGCGATAGCCCCTAAAAAGTCTTATTTGCTGAATCGTGCCCCTGCAGACGATAAAACAATGGCAGAAAATACTGAAATTATATCAAACGAAGGTGTATCTGATTCAAAACCTTTTGTTGTTCGCTCTGATGCCATTTCTGCTATAGACAATTTAGTAAAAGCGGCGGAACTAATTGAGACGCAATCAGAGAAAAAAATAAGTACCATAAATCTACCGGAGTCTGATATTGCGTCTATAAATACCCCAACTAAGAGAGGTAGGGGTCGTCCAAGAAAATATCCACTTTCTGAATCAAGTCAACCAATAAATAAAACACCAACTCCGAAAAAACCTCGTCTTGTTGATCCAAAATTATCAAAGAAGGTAATTGAATCTGATGATAGTGATGATAGTAACGAGGAGTTTATCAAGGAAAACTGGACGATGGGGAAAATAAACGAAAATATAGTTTGCCCCATTTGCAACAAACTATTTAGGTCCGAAAATGTGGTATTTAAACATGTGAAACATTGTACAGGACCGTCACCTAACAGGTCTGAGTCAAGTCGGAGCTTTCGAAAGTTTAGTCAGTCGGAAGGAAAATCGGACGATAGTGATTCAAATATTTCAGACAGTGAAGACGATAAACCTATTAAACCAAAAGCTACAAAATCAGTACTTTCAAAGAAAGAAGATGTAATTGTAATTGAAGACACACCACAAAAAAAGATATCAGAGGAAGTGAAGCTTAGGGAGACTAACAAACCTATTAAGGTACTGCCAAAAAGTGATAATCTCGTTTGTGATTTTTGTGGTAAGACTTTCAGGCAATTGTCATATTTAGTTAACCACAAACAACTgcataaaaaagaagaaaataagatagaAAAGAACGATACCCATGTAAATAAGTCAATCTTTAGTTGTGAGGTTTGTAAAAAAGAATTTAGAAAATTACACCATTTGGTGCAACATCGTATAATTCATAATCCAAGCACCATGTCGTCTAGATTATCACGGAAGAATTCTAATGAAAAGAATGAAGCTAATTCTGTTACAGACttaaagaaaattaaacacGATGAAGACCAAAGTGCTGGTTTCCGTTGTGAACCATGTGATAAATCTTTTAGAAAATTACACCATCTTGTTGAGCATAGAGAGACACATGAtggaataaataaaagagtatcaAGTAATAACGACCCTCCTTCAAATGAGACCATTAAAACCTCTTCTAACTACGTATGTACTTTctgtaataaaagttttaagaaACTTCAACAGTTAACCGAACACAAAGAGCAACATTGTGATTCGTGTTCTGAAAAATCAGATGATGTAAAAAGTGTAAAAAGTTCGTTGTCAACAAAAGACATAATACATGAATGTTCTCTTTGCTACATGGTATTTCCAAATGAACATTCCCTTAATAAACATACTATTATATGCCTAAGAAAGAAAAAACAATCTGCCGCCAAGCAATCTAAATTATTAGAACAAAAAGAAAAGAATGGACAAGACATTTTGGCCGATGAAGATAAGTTTCCTGAAATTGATGTTCATAACCAAAGTTATAAGGACTGTGAGGCTGAAACTAATCGTAAAGAAGATAATCTAAATAAACCAATAGAAGAAACTGGAACGCCAATAATTGAATTATCTGATGAGAAACAAATTGATGAAATTAAAGAAGATGTAGAAAATATCAAAACAGATAAGGTTCAAGTTATGTCTTATAAGATGGAAAATGCGTCCCTAAAACGTAgtataaaagaagaagaaaagtcTGAGAAACCTAATGAGAGCAATGGTAAAAAGCATAGTAAAATTCGGAAAATCGAAGTGATAACGATTCCAGACACTCCAACacctaagaaaaaaaataataatattgaaacaaaaaaacctAAACCGACCACTGAAGCTCCACCAGAAGTTATAAATGACAAAATTTCGACAGATGTTAGTGATGACGATGATGTTCGCTACATGCTTAATCCTAACATTAAAGAAGACGTTCTGGAAGAAAAAGTATTTATGAAAGTTAGAGCAAAGAAACGCAGTTCACTACAGTTTGAAAGACCCAATTCAAAAGATCTTGTAAAAAGAAGAATATCACTACAAAACCCACCTAAGGTGCAGCGCAGCAAAACTAAATTAACAGAAAATAAAGGTACTAAACCTAAGTCTGATAAAACCTCAgatattaaagttaaaactgAGCAGACAGATTCTGATGATAGTGATGTCAAATATTCATTTCCTCAGAAGATTTTACAAAGTACAGGAAaagataaaacaaaaacaataaaaaaagaagtaACAGTTTCAAAACGTGAATCTATTACTGGCATAGCAAGAAGAAAATCACTCGCTAAACACAAGATACCAGTACtatctcaaaaaattaaaaaac GCACAACGGAAGTGGAGCATCGTTGTGACTGCGGGCAGCTGTTCAGTAGTGCGGCGCTGCTGTCTCGCCACACCACGCTGGCGCACACGCCTCCCCGCGTGCGCCGCCCCCGAGACCCGCCTCCTCCGCCACCCGACAAGCCCCAGACCAAGGGTCCAGCGCAACCGCCCGCAGAAAAACGCAAAACCCTCGCTGAACAATCGAAAGTGGGCgtgcaacaaaaaaaaagtgctgCGAGCTCGAACGTTCCGACGACGAAAACGAGAAAATCTATTGTAGATAATAAAAGTAGCGGTAAGGTAGTCAAGAGTGAATCTAACTCGAAAACACTCCGAAGCGCCGCCCACAAGGGTGTCCCCGTGCCggataaaatgaaaaagttcATGGATAAGTATAAGTGA
- the LOC121727155 gene encoding vacuolar protein sorting-associated protein 51 homolog translates to MTESANENPLNIDGNNFNSEKYLECLMKCATLKQVMDKEAEVITQSQFLQSEMQTLVYENYNKFISATETVRKMRSDFQVMQEEMNKLSENINNITTFSSQISENLKDSGNSVNRLCNTRQLLDKLQFLFLLPTQLNKSIEAGRYADAVHDYTHAQRVLQKYGSQPSFKSIQVECLEIIGELKKTLRERLLTPETSASELAESVSLLRQLQETDSSLQDIFLHCAGSRLDQHLKKLSDCVDDMDILEWVEKCNDTLLADLGIVISCYDEMFQDQENANLPEFANKVMSQVFCLFEDVVKRPENIGTDLLIRGLDKFFRKLQAMSEIISTDTVCVNAQEIVIKCIKHKAMVLQLTIHTQFKENLMRVRQTLASKGTENADLKDILNSLQVYLMQKVQASLLDFMAFLQTNLSFGLKTWCAKAVADACWTVISETMVNLSTMVKSMSCLQPSNNIPFELLLVLAKLCLETQENGVTTLHNHLVKLLEEAVPGFKLENKDTNSVIIHLSTAAQCALDSEVVYIGQTAAQMLRVSVLARDWLRAPEPRGPRAVCRRVVETLASADSAAAQLFPTSMKPSSDSSRRTIWSRAPSSFSPLNRIFSERIEVFSPACADRAALSNGALKVALKALVECVRLRTFSRHGLQQLQVDVHFLQQRLSCMGNDERLLNALLEDALASAQLRCVDPQLMEASIVDIICERG, encoded by the coding sequence atgactgAATCCGCTAATGAAAACCCTCTCAATATAGATGGAAATAATTTCAATTCAGAGAAGTATTTAGAATGCTTGATGAAATGTGCTACTCTCAAGCAAGTAATGGATAAAGAAGCTGAGGTAATTACACAAAGTCAGTTTCTTCAATCTGAAATGCAAACATTAGTTTATGAGAattataataagtttatatcAGCTACAGAAACAGTTCGAAAAATGAGGTCAGATTTTCAGGTAATGCAAGAAGAAATGAACAAATTGAGTGAGAACATCAATAACATAACAACATTTAGCTCTCAAATATCTGAAAATCTTAAAGACAGTGGTAACTCAGTGAACAGATTATGCAATACAAGACAGCTGCTAGATAAATTacagtttttgtttttattacctACTCAATTAAACAAGTCAATTGAAGCTGGCCGCTATGCTGATGCTGTTCATGATTATACACATGCACAAAGAGTGCTCCAAAAGTATGGCAGCCAACCATCTTTCAAAAGTATACAAGTTGAATGCCTAGAAATTATAGGCGAGTTGAAAAAGACTTTAAGAGAAAGATTATTGACACCTGAAACATCCGCCTCTGAATTAGCTGAGAGTGTAAGTCTACTACGACAATTGCAAGAAACTGATTCATCACTAcaggacatatttttacattGTGCTGGGAGTCGTCTAGATcaacatttgaaaaaattaagTGATTGTGTGGATGATATGGATATATTAGAATGGGTAGAAAAATGCAATGACACTTTACTTGCTGATCTAGGAATAGTAATTTCATGCTATGATGAAATGTTTCAAGATCAAGAAAATGCCAACCTTCCAGAATTTGCGAACAAAGTTATGTCTCAAGTTTTTTGCCTCTTTGAAGATGTTGTTAAAAGGCCAGAAAACATTGGGACGGATTTATTAATTCGTGGCTTGGACAAATTCTTTAGAAAATTACAAGCAATGTCAGAAATTATTTCCACTGACACAGTATGTGTAAATGCGCAAGAAATAGTCATAAAATGTATCAAACACAAAGCAATGGTTTTGCAACTCACAATTCACacacaatttaaagaaaatctCATGAGAGTAAGACAGACATTAGCCAGCAAGGGCACGGAAAATGCAGACCTAAAGGACATTTTAAATTCTTTACAAGTGTATTTGATGCAGAAAGTTCAAGCTTCATTGCTAGATTTTATGGCATTTTTGCAGACAAACTTATCTTTTGGGCTAAAAACATGGTGTGCCAAAGCAGTGGCTGATGCTTGTTGGACTGTGATTTCTGAAACTATGGTGAATTTGTCTACCATGGTAAAAAGTATGTCTTGTTTGCAACCATCAAATAATATTCCATTTGAATTGTTACTAGTCTTAGCAAAGCTATGTTTAGAAACCCAAGAAAATGGAGTAACTACTTTGCATAATCATCTAGTGAAGCTGTTAGAGGAAGCAGTTCCAGGATTCAAATTAGAAAATAAAGACACTAATTCAGTTATCATTCATCTGTCAACAGCTGCCCAATGTGCGTTAGATTCCGAAGTTGTCTATATAGGTCAAACTGCTGCTCAGATGCTACGCGTTTCAGTGCTAGCCAGAGACTGGCTTCGAGCTCCCGAGCCTCGAGGGCCGCGAGCCGTTTGTAGGAGAGTGGTGGAAACTCTTGCTAGTGCTGATAGTGCTGCAGCTCAATTATTCCCAACGAGCATGAAACCCTCGAGCGACTCAAGTCGCCGCACAATATGGTCAAGAGCTCCATCGTCATTTTCACCATTAAACAGAATATTTTCCGAAAGAATTGAAGTTTTCAGCCCCGCCTGTGCCGATCGAGCCGCCCTATCTAATGGCGCTTTGAAGGTAGCTCTAAAAGCCTTAGTGGAGTGCGTCAGATTACGCACTTTTAGTCGCCATGGCTTACAACAACTGCAAGTTGATGTGCATTTTCTTCAGCAGAGACTGTCGTGCATGGGCAATGACGAGAGACTTTTAAACGCGTTACTCGAAGATGCCCTAGCTTCTGCTCAACTTAGATGTGTAGATCCACAGTTAATGGAAGCCAGTATCGTGGATATTATATGCGAACGTGGATAA